In a genomic window of Hyphomicrobiales bacterium:
- a CDS encoding heme lyase NrfEFG subunit NrfE (cytochrome c-type biogenesis protein; required for the transfer of heme to apocytochrome c): protein MFVELGHYALVLALALALIQSIIPIWGAATRDGRLMAIAGPVAGVQFLMIGVAFVALTQAYVLSDFSLQNVWANSHSTQPLLYKYTSVWGNHEGSMLLWVLILALFGALVAAFGHNMPKTLKANVLAVQAWVCVAFLAFILFTSNPFERIAQAPIEGRDLNPILQDIGLAIHPPLLYIGYVGFSIAFSFAAAALLEGRIDAAWARWVRPWVLIAWIFLTLGIAMGSYWAYYELGWGGFWFWDPVENASFMPWLAGTALLHSAIVMEKRDALKVWTILLAILTFSLSLLGTFLVRSGVLTSVHSFATDPTRGVFILGILALFIGGAFALFAWRAPMLRQGGLFSPISREGALVFNNLFLTASCAAVLFGTLYPLMLEATTGEKISVGAPFFDMTFGLLILPVLIATPFGPLLAWKRGDIVGATQRLFVAFGLAILSAAITAWLVDGGPLLAVIGVGLAAWIMIGAFAEMASRMKLLRVPFGQSLTRLAGMPRTVIGTALAHFGVGVTVLGIVVTSAWQTEHILVMKAGDTADIGAYEVKLLGSETRDGPNFKEYAAHFELSKGGEMVAKLDPSKRVYTARGMPTTESAIYTIGFSQVYLAIGDQQGGGGLAVRLYWKPFVTLVWLGSLVMAFGGVISMTDRRLRIGAPKRAKKRQTAAAAE, encoded by the coding sequence ATGTTTGTCGAACTTGGCCACTACGCCCTCGTACTTGCCCTGGCGTTGGCGCTGATCCAGTCGATCATTCCGATCTGGGGGGCCGCTACCCGCGACGGGCGGCTGATGGCGATCGCCGGCCCGGTCGCCGGCGTTCAGTTCCTGATGATCGGCGTTGCCTTTGTGGCGCTGACGCAGGCCTACGTCCTGTCGGATTTCTCGCTGCAGAACGTCTGGGCCAACTCCCACTCGACCCAGCCGCTGCTCTACAAATACACCAGCGTATGGGGCAATCACGAAGGCTCCATGCTGCTGTGGGTGCTCATTCTGGCGCTTTTCGGGGCGCTGGTCGCCGCCTTCGGCCACAACATGCCGAAGACATTGAAGGCCAACGTGCTGGCCGTCCAGGCCTGGGTGTGCGTCGCCTTCCTCGCCTTCATCCTGTTCACCTCGAACCCGTTCGAGCGTATCGCGCAGGCGCCCATCGAGGGACGTGACCTCAACCCGATCCTGCAGGATATCGGCCTCGCCATCCATCCGCCGCTTCTCTACATCGGCTATGTCGGCTTCTCGATCGCCTTCTCCTTTGCCGCTGCCGCCCTTCTCGAAGGACGGATCGACGCCGCCTGGGCGCGCTGGGTCCGTCCCTGGGTCCTGATTGCCTGGATTTTCCTCACGCTCGGCATCGCGATGGGCTCCTACTGGGCCTACTACGAGCTCGGCTGGGGCGGTTTTTGGTTCTGGGATCCGGTTGAAAACGCTTCCTTCATGCCGTGGCTTGCCGGCACCGCACTGCTCCATTCGGCAATCGTCATGGAAAAGCGCGACGCGCTGAAGGTCTGGACGATTCTGCTCGCCATTCTGACCTTTTCGCTGTCGCTGCTCGGCACCTTCCTGGTGCGTTCGGGCGTGCTCACCTCGGTGCATTCCTTTGCGACCGACCCGACGCGCGGCGTCTTCATCCTCGGCATTCTCGCGCTTTTCATCGGCGGCGCCTTTGCACTGTTTGCCTGGCGTGCGCCCATGCTGCGGCAGGGCGGCCTGTTCTCGCCGATCAGCCGCGAGGGCGCGCTGGTCTTCAACAATCTGTTCCTGACCGCCTCCTGCGCGGCCGTCCTGTTCGGCACGCTCTATCCGCTCATGCTCGAAGCGACCACCGGCGAAAAGATCTCGGTCGGCGCCCCGTTCTTCGACATGACCTTCGGCTTGCTGATCCTGCCGGTGCTGATCGCCACGCCGTTCGGCCCGCTGCTTGCCTGGAAGCGCGGCGACATCGTCGGCGCGACGCAGCGGCTGTTCGTGGCGTTTGGCCTTGCCATCCTGTCAGCCGCCATCACCGCGTGGCTGGTTGATGGTGGTCCGCTGCTTGCCGTGATCGGCGTCGGCCTTGCCGCCTGGATCATGATCGGCGCCTTTGCCGAAATGGCCAGCCGCATGAAGCTGCTCCGCGTGCCGTTCGGCCAGTCGCTGACGCGTCTTGCCGGCATGCCGCGCACCGTCATTGGCACCGCGCTCGCCCATTTCGGCGTCGGCGTCACCGTTCTCGGCATCGTCGTCACGTCCGCCTGGCAAACCGAGCACATCCTCGTCATGAAGGCCGGCGATACCGCTGACATCGGAGCCTACGAAGTCAAGCTGCTTGGTTCCGAAACCCGCGACGGCCCGAACTTCAAGGAATACGCTGCCCATTTCGAGCTGAGCAAAGGCGGCGAAATGGTCGCCAAGCTCGATCCGTCGAAGCGCGTCTACACCGCGCGCGGCATGCCCACGACCGAGTCGGCGATCTACACCATCGGCTTCTCGCAGGTCTATCTCGCCATCGGCGATCAGCAGGGTGGCGGCGGTCTGGCCGTACGTCTCTACTGGAAACCGTTCGTGACCCTCGTCTGGCTCGGGTCTCTGGTCATGGCGTTCGGCGGCGTGATTTCGATGACGGATCGCCGGCTGCGCATCGGCGCGCCCAAGCGGGCGAAAAAACGCCAGACAGCAGCGGCGGCGGAGTAG
- a CDS encoding cytochrome c maturation protein CcmE, with amino-acid sequence MSRKQRRLTLIGMAGLVVAVAVGLVLFALEDQIVFFQSPTDVATKQIPAGQRIRLGGLVEEGSVVRGEGEVITFKITDTANVVPVTFKGILPDLFREGQGVVTEGVMTTAGTFEADSVLAKHDETYMPKEVADALKEQGVWQGNETN; translated from the coding sequence ATGTCGCGCAAGCAGCGTCGTTTGACCCTGATCGGAATGGCCGGCCTCGTCGTTGCCGTCGCCGTTGGCCTCGTTCTCTTCGCCCTCGAAGACCAGATCGTGTTCTTCCAGAGCCCGACCGATGTCGCGACGAAACAGATCCCGGCCGGACAGCGCATCCGCCTCGGCGGTCTCGTCGAGGAAGGGTCCGTTGTGCGCGGCGAAGGCGAAGTCATCACCTTCAAGATCACCGACACCGCCAACGTCGTCCCGGTCACCTTCAAGGGAATTCTCCCTGATCTGTTCCGCGAGGGGCAGGGCGTCGTCACCGAAGGCGTGATGACGACAGCTGGAACCTTCGAGGCCGACAGCGTGCTCGCCAAGCACGACGAGACCTATATGCCGAAAGAAGTCGCCGACGCGCTTAAGGAACAGGGCGTGTGGCAGGGCAACGAAACCAACTGA
- the ccmI gene encoding c-type cytochrome biogenesis protein CcmI: protein MTFWAILAALTVIAIAAVLVPLLRARVSVASKSEHDVAVYKDQLGEIDRDVELGTLNPQEAEAARSEVARRLLRASREADEGSPRGSSGGRRLAVIGLALIGVPVLAGGLYWSLGSPQMPDQPLAGRLQNVHGGNDIAALVKRMENFLAENPDDGRGWAIVAPIYLRIGATEKAITAFTNALRLNGPNADLEAGLGESHVAQEDGTVTPEARAAFERAVKLDPKAVRPRFFLAVALNQQGKHAESVAAWDALLKDADPEAPWVPFAQRQLASARQAAGMAPVTPATPPAQAAAKSTDGARGPTPSAEDVARVQAMAPEDRQAMIQNMVSGLAERLESDGGTVDEWLRLLNAYGVLGKKDEAVAALAKARAAYADDAAALERLAAIGKRLGLPE, encoded by the coding sequence ATGACGTTTTGGGCTATCTTGGCCGCATTGACGGTGATTGCGATTGCGGCGGTCCTGGTGCCGCTGCTGCGCGCGCGGGTTTCGGTTGCCTCGAAGTCCGAACACGATGTGGCCGTCTACAAGGATCAGCTCGGCGAGATCGATCGAGACGTCGAACTCGGCACGCTCAATCCGCAGGAGGCGGAAGCCGCACGAAGCGAAGTGGCGCGCCGTCTGCTGCGCGCGTCGCGCGAGGCGGACGAGGGCAGCCCGCGAGGCAGCAGCGGGGGTCGCCGTCTCGCCGTGATTGGGCTGGCGCTCATCGGCGTACCGGTGCTTGCGGGCGGGCTTTACTGGTCGCTTGGCTCGCCGCAGATGCCGGATCAGCCGCTCGCCGGCCGCCTGCAAAACGTGCATGGCGGCAATGATATCGCCGCGCTCGTCAAGCGGATGGAAAACTTCCTCGCGGAAAACCCGGACGACGGCCGTGGTTGGGCCATCGTCGCACCGATCTATCTGCGCATTGGCGCAACCGAAAAGGCCATCACCGCCTTTACCAACGCGCTACGCTTGAACGGCCCGAACGCCGATCTCGAAGCCGGTCTCGGCGAGTCCCACGTCGCCCAGGAAGACGGAACCGTGACCCCCGAGGCCCGCGCAGCGTTCGAACGCGCGGTCAAACTCGATCCGAAGGCCGTTCGTCCGCGCTTTTTCCTCGCCGTTGCGCTCAACCAGCAAGGCAAGCACGCCGAATCCGTTGCTGCCTGGGACGCGTTGCTGAAGGACGCGGATCCGGAGGCGCCGTGGGTGCCGTTTGCCCAACGCCAGCTCGCGTCGGCTCGTCAGGCCGCCGGCATGGCGCCAGTGACGCCGGCAACACCGCCGGCTCAGGCCGCAGCTAAATCGACGGATGGCGCGCGCGGACCGACGCCGAGCGCTGAAGACGTCGCACGTGTTCAGGCGATGGCGCCGGAAGATCGCCAGGCGATGATCCAGAACATGGTCAGCGGACTGGCCGAACGCCTCGAAAGCGATGGTGGTACGGTCGACGAATGGTTGCGTTTGCTCAATGCGTACGGTGTGTTGGGCAAGAAGGACGAAGCAGTGGCCGCGCTCGCCAAGGCGCGCGCCGCATACGCTGACGACGCGGCAGCGCTTGAACGGTTGGCCGCGATCGGCAAACGTCTCGGTTTGCCGGAATAG
- a CDS encoding osmotically inducible protein C produces the protein MAPRMQSLSFPGSHGATLAARLDLPAGPVRAYALFAHCFTCSKDLAAARRIAGELTRHGIAVLRFDFTGLGSSEGEFASTDFSSNVGDLHAAIDYLRQHFEAPSLLIGHSLGGAAVLVAAPDVPEVKAVAVIGAPSDAEHVIQNFHCHVERIEEEGKAEVELAGRTFTIRKEFLDDLRQQTVRERIGHMHKALLVLHAPLDNIVGIDNATEIFIAARHPKSFVSLDTADHLLSDAEDGAYAANVISAWASRFIKPEPEVAGTEPPAVRVVETGEGKFQNLVQVGRHRLFADEPEKVGGLDTGPSPYDYLSIALGACTTMTLRLYAEHKGLPVERVSVDVLHAKVHAEDCGDCAEKDRERGGRIDRFERRISIDGDLDADTRERMRQIADRCPVHKTLTTGASVVTVLAEED, from the coding sequence ATGGCGCCTCGCATGCAGTCGCTCAGCTTTCCCGGCAGCCACGGCGCAACCCTTGCCGCCCGTCTCGATCTGCCGGCGGGTCCGGTGCGCGCCTACGCGCTGTTCGCGCACTGCTTCACCTGTTCCAAGGACCTGGCCGCCGCCCGCCGCATCGCCGGTGAGCTGACCCGTCACGGCATTGCCGTGCTGCGCTTCGACTTCACTGGTCTGGGCTCGTCGGAAGGCGAGTTCGCATCGACCGACTTCTCCTCAAATGTGGGTGACCTGCACGCGGCAATCGACTATCTGCGGCAACATTTCGAAGCGCCGAGCCTGCTGATCGGCCATTCGCTCGGCGGCGCGGCGGTGCTGGTTGCCGCCCCCGACGTGCCGGAAGTAAAGGCCGTCGCCGTCATCGGCGCGCCGTCCGACGCCGAGCACGTCATCCAGAATTTCCATTGCCACGTCGAGCGCATCGAGGAAGAGGGCAAGGCCGAGGTAGAACTGGCCGGCCGCACCTTCACCATCCGCAAGGAGTTCCTCGACGATCTGCGCCAGCAGACCGTGCGCGAGCGCATCGGCCACATGCACAAGGCCCTGCTCGTGTTGCATGCGCCGCTCGACAACATCGTCGGCATCGACAACGCGACCGAGATTTTCATCGCTGCTCGACATCCCAAGAGCTTCGTCTCCCTCGACACCGCCGATCACCTGTTGAGCGACGCGGAAGACGGCGCTTACGCGGCCAATGTGATTTCCGCCTGGGCGTCCCGCTTCATCAAGCCCGAGCCGGAGGTCGCCGGCACTGAGCCGCCCGCCGTGCGCGTCGTCGAAACGGGGGAGGGCAAGTTTCAGAACCTCGTCCAGGTCGGCCGCCACCGCCTCTTTGCCGACGAACCGGAAAAGGTCGGCGGCCTCGATACCGGCCCGTCACCCTACGATTATCTGTCCATCGCGCTCGGCGCCTGCACGACGATGACGCTGCGGCTTTACGCCGAGCACAAGGGACTGCCGGTCGAGCGGGTCTCGGTCGATGTGCTGCACGCCAAGGTGCACGCCGAGGATTGCGGCGACTGCGCCGAAAAGGATCGCGAGCGCGGCGGCCGAATCGACCGTTTCGAACGCCGTATCTCGATCGATGGCGACCTCGATGCCGACACCCGCGAACGGATGCGCCAGATTGCAGACCGATGCCCGGTCCACAAGACGCTGACCACGGGGGCGTCGGTCGTCACGGTGCTTGCCGAGGAAGACTGA
- a CDS encoding DNA-binding response regulator: MRILVIEDDREASAYLVKALKEAGHICEQAFTGDEGWHMASEGGYDVLVVDRMLPGRDGLSIVRDLRARSDDTPALILSALGQVDDRVTGLRAGGDDYLAKPYALTELLARIEALARRHKPGEGEMTYRVGDLELDRLSHTVRRAGDDIPLQPREFRLLEFLMKNAGQVVTRTMLLENVWDYHFDPQTNVIDVHMSRLRGKIDKGFDTPLIHTVRGAGYVIRDGVR, encoded by the coding sequence ATGCGAATCCTGGTGATCGAAGACGACCGCGAAGCCTCGGCCTATCTCGTCAAAGCCTTGAAGGAAGCGGGACATATCTGTGAGCAGGCCTTCACTGGCGATGAGGGCTGGCACATGGCGAGCGAGGGCGGTTACGACGTCCTCGTGGTCGACCGGATGTTGCCGGGCCGAGACGGGCTGTCCATCGTCCGCGACCTGCGCGCCAGGAGCGACGATACGCCAGCGCTGATCCTGTCCGCGCTCGGACAGGTCGATGACCGCGTCACTGGGCTGAGAGCCGGCGGTGACGACTATCTCGCCAAACCTTACGCGCTGACCGAGCTGCTCGCCCGCATCGAGGCGCTCGCCCGCCGCCACAAGCCGGGCGAGGGCGAGATGACCTACCGGGTCGGCGATCTCGAACTCGACCGCCTGTCACACACGGTGCGCCGCGCCGGCGACGACATTCCGCTGCAACCGCGCGAGTTCCGCCTGCTCGAGTTCCTCATGAAGAACGCCGGCCAGGTCGTCACCCGCACCATGCTGCTGGAAAACGTCTGGGACTATCATTTCGATCCCCAGACCAACGTTATCGACGTGCACATGTCGCGGCTGCGCGGCAAGATCGACAAGGGTTTCGACACACCGCTCATCCACACGGTGCGCGGCGCAGGGTATGTGATCCGTGACGGCGTTCGGTAA
- a CDS encoding cytochrome c-type biogenesis protein CcmH: MRQILFAVLMCLTAFVVPAHAVEPDEMLDDPKLEQRARDLSAKLRCLVCQNQSIDDSNADLAKDLRVLVRERLKEGDTDSEVIDFLVDRYGQFVLLAPRFSAQTVLLYVGAPAVLVLGIIAIVVGYRRRNTQVAAKDTAALSDDEAAELARVMADKEEK; this comes from the coding sequence ATGCGACAGATCCTGTTTGCCGTCTTGATGTGTCTCACCGCATTCGTGGTTCCCGCCCACGCCGTCGAGCCCGACGAGATGCTCGACGACCCCAAGCTCGAGCAACGCGCCCGCGACCTGTCGGCGAAACTGCGCTGCCTCGTCTGCCAGAACCAGTCGATCGACGATTCCAACGCCGATCTCGCCAAGGATTTGCGCGTTCTCGTGCGCGAACGGCTGAAGGAAGGCGACACCGACAGCGAAGTGATTGACTTCCTCGTTGACCGCTACGGTCAGTTCGTGCTGCTGGCGCCGCGCTTCAGCGCCCAGACGGTGCTGCTATATGTCGGCGCCCCGGCGGTTCTGGTGCTTGGCATCATCGCCATCGTCGTTGGCTACCGTCGGCGCAATACGCAAGTGGCAGCCAAGGATACGGCGGCCCTGTCCGACGACGAAGCGGCCGAACTGGCGCGCGTGATGGCTGATAAGGAAGAGAAATAG
- a CDS encoding two-component sensor histidine kinase, translating to MTAFGKLFRTTAFKLSIAYLAVFSAFAAFLIIYITYNTGELLNRKLQESIDQELLTIAEQYERAGIRRVTRMIDHMSRRPGAGLYLLTDIAGNPIAGNVESLPTAMLDDLGTKSRPVPYSRLDGDVDDEHFAIARVLVLPGGWRVMVGRDVGEREEFREIIGRAFRISVGVMLALGLLSWVFVSRRVLKRIDSISDTSRQIMAGDLSGRLQITGTGDEFDRLAEGLNAMLARIERLMVGLKEVSDNIAHDLKTPLTRLRNRVESALRGEPSEQNYREALEQTIEESEQLIKIFDALLKIARVEADAQQLATEPLDLGAIVDDVAELYEPVAEEAGFALSATVGSDLPMIRGNRELIGQALANLIDNALKYGQSAADDAQSTVAIGLMRQGDELVLSVADKGAGIPETERDRVAERFVRLEESRTQPGSGLGLSLVKAVAQMHGAVLGFLDNGPGLRVEMRFKATNGDGA from the coding sequence GTGACGGCGTTCGGTAAACTGTTCCGCACCACCGCGTTCAAGCTCTCCATCGCCTATCTGGCGGTGTTCTCGGCCTTTGCCGCCTTTCTCATCATCTACATCACCTACAACACCGGCGAGCTTTTGAACCGCAAGCTCCAGGAGAGCATCGATCAGGAGCTGCTGACGATCGCCGAGCAGTACGAACGCGCCGGCATACGCCGCGTGACGCGCATGATCGACCACATGTCGCGTCGTCCCGGCGCCGGGCTCTATCTGCTCACCGACATCGCGGGAAATCCGATCGCCGGCAATGTCGAAAGCCTGCCGACCGCCATGCTCGACGATCTCGGCACCAAGTCGCGCCCGGTGCCATATTCTCGGCTCGATGGCGATGTCGATGATGAGCATTTCGCCATCGCCCGGGTGCTCGTTCTTCCCGGCGGCTGGCGGGTCATGGTCGGTCGCGACGTCGGCGAGCGCGAGGAATTTCGCGAGATCATCGGCCGTGCCTTCCGCATTTCCGTCGGTGTCATGCTGGCGCTCGGTCTGTTGAGCTGGGTATTCGTCAGCCGACGTGTGCTCAAGCGCATCGATTCGATTTCCGACACCAGCCGCCAGATCATGGCCGGCGACCTTTCCGGTCGCTTGCAGATCACCGGCACCGGCGACGAGTTCGACCGGTTGGCCGAGGGCCTCAACGCCATGCTCGCGCGCATCGAGCGGCTGATGGTGGGGCTGAAGGAGGTGTCCGACAATATCGCCCACGATCTGAAGACGCCGCTGACCCGGCTGCGCAACCGGGTCGAGTCGGCGCTGCGTGGCGAGCCGAGCGAACAGAATTACCGTGAGGCGCTGGAGCAGACGATCGAGGAATCCGAGCAACTCATAAAGATCTTCGATGCGCTGCTGAAAATCGCCCGTGTCGAGGCCGATGCCCAGCAGTTGGCGACCGAGCCGCTTGATCTGGGCGCAATCGTCGACGACGTCGCCGAGCTCTACGAGCCTGTCGCTGAAGAGGCCGGTTTCGCGCTTTCGGCCACCGTCGGAAGCGATCTGCCAATGATCCGTGGAAATCGCGAACTGATCGGCCAGGCATTGGCCAATCTCATCGACAACGCCTTGAAATACGGGCAGTCTGCCGCCGACGACGCGCAATCGACCGTTGCGATCGGGCTCATGCGCCAGGGAGATGAGCTCGTGCTGTCCGTTGCCGACAAAGGGGCGGGGATCCCCGAAACCGAACGCGACCGGGTCGCCGAGCGGTTCGTACGGCTTGAGGAAAGCCGCACGCAGCCGGGCTCGGGGCTCGGGCTCAGCCTGGTCAAGGCCGTGGCCCAGATGCATGGCGCCGTTCTTGGTTTTCTCGACAACGGGCCGGGACTTCGGGTCGAGATGCGCTTCAAGGCGACGAACGGGGATGGCGCATGA
- a CDS encoding bifunctional [glutamate--ammonia ligase]-adenylyl-L-tyrosine phosphorylase/[glutamate--ammonia-ligase] adenylyltransferase — MNTTADKDAGDTAQGRPDDPRLFTRIATLPPPSAKDDAVNLLTDLIEKARKSEGGEEVARLIESKAEVARLLGGTFTNAPFLRDLAFRDPVTLGKILKADPTDFIAQLCEDAYAPVDDEATLMTQVRVVKNKAALTIALADIGGVWGVDEVTRALSDIADATLGAAVRFLFRDANRQGKLTRFNEDEPEKDTGYIVIAMGKHGARELNYSSDIDLIVFFDPDLAPIDDPYEAQPFFVRITKRLVKIMQERTGDGYVFRTDLRLRPDPGATPIAVSVPAALTYYESLGQNWERAALIKARACAGDIAAGEAFLKEVAPFIWRKFLDFAAISDIQSIKRQIHAHKGFAAIGVAGHNVKLGHGGIREVEFFVQTQQLIAGGREPDLRGRRTLDMLDMLVTHGWITGEARDELAESYRYLRGIEHRIQMVNDEQTQTLPENEDALMRVARLAGYADYDGFATALKSRLMAVRSHYAELFEAEPELTATLGNLVFTGTEDDPDTIETLASLGFRKPEDVTKAVRAWHFGRYPAVRSARAREQLTELTPLLIQAISEAENSDAAFLAFDRLVAGLPTGVQFFSILRSNPGLLDLLITILSAAPRLAQTISRRTRVLDALLDPAFFGTVPDADELAERLTRSLGEARDYEDRLDRARIFGQEQMFLIGVRILTGTLSASQAGDAYANLARVIVRTLLDEARAEFELTHGKVPGAKLAVLALGKLGGREMTASSDLDLILLYDCDDTVTASDGPRAITPSQYFIRLTQRLVAALSAPTAEGTVYEVDFRLRPSGNAGPLATRLSAFTHYQAKEAWTWEHMALTRAEVIAGDADFVPAVQEVIGEVLCRERDLETLRADVSQMRGRIEKEKGTTDPWDIKQVAGGLVDIEFIAQYLQLAYGRSHPQILNSNTGEMLNRAAAEKLLGPEEVDILIPAIRLYHNITQVLRLAIDGPFNKAEAPKGLKDVLARAGELPDTERLEAHLKETQAAVRRIFETVVGAVATGGGQ, encoded by the coding sequence ATGAACACGACTGCCGACAAGGACGCCGGGGACACGGCGCAGGGGCGACCGGACGACCCGCGGCTCTTTACCAGGATCGCGACGCTTCCGCCGCCGTCGGCCAAGGATGACGCCGTCAATCTCCTCACCGACCTGATCGAAAAGGCGCGCAAGAGCGAGGGCGGCGAGGAAGTCGCCCGGCTGATCGAGTCGAAGGCTGAAGTGGCCCGCCTGCTCGGCGGCACCTTCACCAATGCGCCGTTCCTGCGCGACCTTGCCTTCCGCGATCCCGTCACCCTCGGCAAAATTCTGAAGGCCGATCCCACTGACTTCATCGCGCAGCTCTGTGAAGACGCCTATGCGCCCGTCGATGACGAGGCCACGCTGATGACGCAGGTGCGTGTCGTCAAGAACAAGGCGGCGCTGACCATTGCGCTCGCCGATATCGGCGGCGTATGGGGCGTCGACGAGGTCACGCGCGCGCTTTCCGATATCGCCGATGCAACGCTCGGCGCGGCGGTGCGCTTCCTGTTCCGCGATGCCAACCGCCAGGGCAAGCTGACCCGCTTCAACGAGGACGAGCCGGAGAAGGATACCGGCTACATCGTCATCGCCATGGGTAAGCATGGCGCTCGCGAACTGAACTATTCGAGCGACATCGACCTCATCGTTTTCTTCGATCCCGATCTGGCGCCGATCGATGATCCTTACGAGGCGCAGCCTTTCTTCGTGCGCATCACCAAGCGGCTGGTGAAGATCATGCAGGAGCGCACCGGCGACGGTTACGTGTTCCGTACCGATCTGCGCCTGCGGCCCGATCCGGGCGCAACGCCGATTGCTGTATCGGTGCCTGCCGCGCTGACCTATTACGAGTCGCTCGGTCAGAACTGGGAGCGCGCGGCGCTGATCAAGGCGCGCGCCTGTGCCGGCGATATCGCGGCCGGCGAAGCCTTCCTGAAGGAAGTCGCGCCCTTCATCTGGCGCAAGTTCCTCGACTTCGCGGCGATCTCCGACATTCAGTCGATCAAGCGTCAGATTCACGCCCACAAGGGCTTTGCGGCGATCGGCGTTGCCGGTCACAATGTGAAGCTCGGCCATGGCGGCATCCGCGAGGTCGAGTTCTTCGTCCAGACGCAGCAGTTGATCGCCGGCGGGCGCGAGCCCGACCTGCGCGGCCGCCGCACCCTCGACATGCTCGACATGCTCGTCACCCACGGCTGGATCACCGGCGAGGCGCGCGATGAGCTCGCCGAGAGCTACCGCTATCTGCGCGGCATTGAACACCGCATTCAGATGGTCAACGACGAGCAGACCCAAACGCTACCGGAAAACGAAGACGCACTCATGCGGGTTGCCCGGCTTGCAGGCTATGCCGACTACGACGGGTTCGCCACGGCGCTGAAAAGCCGTTTGATGGCCGTCCGGTCCCACTACGCCGAGCTTTTCGAGGCGGAGCCGGAACTCACCGCAACGCTCGGAAACCTCGTTTTCACGGGCACCGAGGACGACCCCGACACCATCGAGACGCTCGCATCGCTCGGCTTCCGCAAGCCCGAAGATGTGACCAAGGCGGTGCGTGCCTGGCATTTCGGGCGCTATCCGGCTGTTCGATCCGCCCGCGCCCGCGAGCAACTGACCGAACTGACGCCGCTGCTCATTCAGGCGATCAGCGAGGCGGAGAACTCGGACGCCGCGTTCCTCGCCTTTGACCGGCTGGTCGCGGGGCTACCCACCGGGGTGCAGTTCTTTTCCATCCTGCGATCCAATCCCGGTCTGCTCGACCTGCTGATCACCATTCTGTCGGCGGCACCGCGGCTCGCCCAGACCATCAGCCGCCGTACGCGGGTGCTTGATGCGCTGCTCGATCCGGCCTTCTTCGGTACGGTCCCCGACGCCGACGAACTTGCTGAACGATTGACGCGCTCGCTCGGTGAGGCGCGCGACTACGAGGACCGCCTCGACCGGGCGCGCATTTTCGGCCAGGAGCAGATGTTCCTGATCGGCGTGCGTATCCTGACCGGAACGCTGTCGGCGAGCCAGGCGGGCGATGCCTACGCCAACCTTGCCCGCGTCATCGTCCGAACACTGCTCGACGAGGCGCGTGCCGAATTCGAGCTGACGCACGGCAAGGTGCCCGGCGCGAAGCTCGCGGTGCTGGCGCTCGGCAAGCTCGGCGGACGCGAGATGACGGCAAGTTCCGATCTCGATCTGATCCTGCTCTACGATTGCGACGACACGGTCACCGCATCGGACGGGCCGCGCGCGATCACGCCGAGCCAGTATTTTATTCGCCTGACCCAGCGTCTCGTCGCGGCCCTTTCCGCCCCGACCGCGGAAGGCACCGTCTATGAGGTCGACTTCCGCCTGCGCCCGTCCGGAAATGCCGGGCCGCTCGCGACCCGCCTCTCGGCCTTCACCCATTACCAGGCGAAGGAAGCGTGGACCTGGGAACACATGGCGCTGACGCGCGCCGAGGTGATCGCCGGCGATGCCGATTTCGTGCCTGCCGTTCAGGAAGTCATCGGGGAAGTGCTATGCCGTGAGCGTGATCTCGAAACCCTGCGCGCCGATGTCAGCCAGATGCGCGGACGGATCGAGAAGGAGAAGGGGACGACAGACCCCTGGGATATCAAGCAGGTCGCCGGCGGCCTCGTCGACATCGAGTTTATCGCACAATATCTGCAGCTTGCGTATGGGCGCAGCCATCCCCAGATATTGAACAGCAACACGGGCGAGATGCTGAACAGAGCTGCCGCCGAGAAACTGCTGGGACCCGAAGAGGTCGACATACTAATCCCGGCGATCCGGCTCTATCACAACATCACCCAGGTCTTGCGGCTCGCGATCGATGGGCCGTTCAACAAGGCCGAAGCGCCAAAAGGGTTGAAGGATGTGCTCGCGCGCGCTGGCGAATTGCCGGACACTGAGCGTCTGGAAGCGCATCTGAAGGAGACACAGGCTGCCGTGCGAAGGATCTTCGAAACGGTGGTCGGTGCGGTCGCGACAGGCGGTGGGCAATAG